The DNA region ATTTAAAAAGGACTCGTTTATCTCCTTGAAAAGGCCATCCTGGCCAACTATCATTACTATGTCCCTGTATTTTTTCTTTTCATCGTATATGTTATTTTCCTTTGCAAGCTCCTCTTTACTTGTTGATATTAACTTTTTGTCAGCACCAGCACGCATTTCAAAGCTTATCTCTATGAAATCTCCATTATTCATCGTTAACCACCAATAATTTCTTTGAGATTATTTATTTCTATTTATATTTATTTGAATTAACATGAAACAATATTTATATGGAAATTAGAATACTGTTTTTAAATGGATCATTTCATCTCAGTTATAGTAACAGCATACAATCGCAGTGAATATTTACTGGATGCGGTTAAAAGTGCATTAAATCAAACCCTATCTAAAGAAAATATGAGATAATAGTAATTAAGAATTATAATGATGATAACATAGATGAATTTTTAAACAAAAATAATATAAAAAATATAATAATGGATGGCACAATTGGTGAATATCTTTACAAGGGTATAAATGAATCTAAAGGTGATATAATATCGTTTTTAGACGATGACGATCTATTTTTTAATAATAAACTGGAAATCATTATAAAATATTTCAATAATGGCTATGACTATGTTCATAACAAGGCAGAGATTATGGGAAATAAAATGGACAACGTCTATGGCGGTATTGCGTTTAATATGTCATCTATATCAATAAAAAAGGATTT from Picrophilus oshimae DSM 9789 includes:
- a CDS encoding glycosyltransferase — protein: MDHFISVIVTAYNRSEYLLDAVKSALNQTLSKENMR